The following are from one region of the Nicotiana tomentosiformis chromosome 7, ASM39032v3, whole genome shotgun sequence genome:
- the LOC138895523 gene encoding zinc finger BED domain-containing protein RICESLEEPER 2-like encodes MAENIQSDKMMGESGASNSNAISQSETTESNITKKRKKRSIVWDHFTEIITSEGSTKAKCDYCFIEYYFKTKDGTSTLLSHMFKCPKRPTIVDKKQSNLGFQSVPGGSQGDIAVVTWKFDQEECRKALCRMVIVDELPFSFVEKEGFRDFMKVTQPYFRIPSRSTVTRDCFDLFNEEKQKLKRSFIETKQRVCITTDTWTSIQRINYMCITAHWIDSEWNMHKRIINFCPIVSHKGEDMANGIGRCLREWGINKIFTVIVDNASSNDVTVKELSKQLTKMGTNLMNGNHLHVRCMAHIMNLVVQDGLKESSVSIERVRHVVRYVRQSPARLKRFQEYFDDKQLNCKKTLCLDVPTRWNSTYLMLRRAVEFESAFSHYASSEIGLRHYLEHSYIEVEIPTGELLSSNWENVKRIIKFLEIFYLLTLKISGSRYVTSNIHFLEIYAVAVYLKQLIVNKDTVLSEMAKKMKEKFNKYWGDPGKMNKIIFISCILDPRYKLESVDYALVKMFGEDPGTTIQAEVKKYMTSLFCEYVKSSSKGVVLSSSSDCSSLDTSTSGLSGNQKLRMTLKNLMFFSGGN; translated from the coding sequence ATGGCTGAAAATATACAAAGTGATAAGATGATGGGTGAAAGTGGGGCTTCTAATTCAAATGCAATAAGCCAATCTGAAACAACGgagtcaaatataaccaaaaaaaggaaaaaaaggtcTATTGTGTGGGATCATTTTACAGAAATTATTACTTCTGAAGGGAGTACAAAAGCAAAATGTGACTATTGCTTTATTGAGTATTATTTTAAGACCAAAGACGGTACATCGACACTTCTTTCTCATATGTTTAAATGTCCTAAACGCCCTACTATTGTTGATAAAAAACAATCAAATTTAGGTTTTCAATCTGTTCCGGGAGGTAGTCAGGGTGACATAGCTGTTGTTACttggaaatttgatcaagaagAGTGTAGGAAGGCGTTATGTCGTATGGTAATAGTTGATGAGCTTCCTTTCAGCTTTGTTGAGAAAGAAGGTTTTAGAGACTTTATGAAAGTTACGCAACCTTATTTTCGGATCCCTTCCCGTAGTACTGTAACTAGGGATTGTTTTGATCTTTTTAATGAAGAAAAGCAAAAGTTGAAGAGGTCTTTTATAGAAACGAAACAAAGAGTATGTATTACCACTGATACCTGGACTTCTATACAAAGAATTAATTATATGTGTATCACTGCCCATTGGATTGATAGTGAATGGAATATGCAtaaaagaataattaatttttgtcCTATTGTTAGTCATAAAGGAGAAGATATGGCAAATGGTATTGGTAGGTGCTTACGTGAGTGGGGGATAAATAAGATCTTCACTGTCATAGTTGATAATGCAAGCTCCAATGATGTGACAGTAAAAGAATTGTCTAAGCAATTAACAAAAATGGGAACTAATTTGATGAACGGTAATCACCTTCACGTGAGATGTATGGCTCACATCATGAATCTTGTGGTCCAGGATGGTTTAAAAGAATCTTCAGTGTCTATTGAACGTGTTAGGCATGTAGTGAGATATGTTAGGCAGTCTCCTGCGAGGTTGAAGAGGTTTCAAGAATATTTTGATGATAAACAACTCAATTGTAAAAAAACTTTGTGCTTGGATGTTCCAactaggtggaattccacctactTGATGTTGCGTAGGGCTGTTGAATTTGAAAGTGCATTTTCACACTATGCATCTAGTGAAATTGGCCTAAGACATTATCTTGAGCATTCTTATATTGAAGTTGAAATTCCTACAGGTGAACTTTTGAGTAGTAATTGGGAGAATGTAAAAAGAATTATAAAGTTTCTTGAAATCTTCTATCTTCTTACTTTGAAAATATCTGGATCACGTTATGTTACATCGAATATTCATTTTCTTGAAATTTATGCGGTTGCTGTTTATTTGAAGCAATTGATAGTAAATAAAGATACAGTTTTAAGTGAAATGGCAAAGAAGATGAAGGAAAAGTTTAATAAGTATTGGGGTGATCCAGGGAAAATGAACAAGATAATTTTCATCTCATGTATTTTAGATCCACGTTACAAGCTCGAATCAGTTGATTATGCACTTGTAAAGATGTTTGGTGAAGATCCGGGGACAACTATACAAGCAGAAGTGAAGAAGTACATGACTTCATTATTTTGTGAGTATGT